DNA sequence from the Streptomyces sp. NBC_01497 genome:
CTGCGTGCTGCGTGCTGTGGTTGGTGGTTGGTGGGTGTGGACGCGGGCGTGCGGGGCGGGAGATGTCACCCCGGTGCGCGTCGGCGATGTGCGCTCACGGTGTACGGGCCAGGAGCCGTACGGACCACACGTCACGGACGTACAGCACTCCCGTGCACACCAGAGTCCACAGGCCCAGCACGATCAGGCCCGTTGCCAGGCCGTCGGAGCGGAAGTACGACACGCCCTGGATGGCCCGCACACCGGCACCCACCGGCAGGATGGCATGCAGCGGATGCAGCCAGTCGGGCAGATAGGGCGCGGGCAGGACACCACCGCAGGTCGCGTTGCCGAAGATCAGCAGCATGATCGTGGAGAGCATCACACCCGCGGGGCCGAACAGTCGCATCAGTGCCATCGTGGCCCCGCCCGCCGCCGTGGCCATCAACGCCACCACGACCGCGACCTCCAGGAACGGTCCCGGGACGGCGCCGAAGGCGTGCCCGCCGATGAGTGACACCACCAGCCCGCCCAGTGCCCCGAACAGGCCGAGGCTCAGCATGCGCAGGCGGTATTCGAGCCGCGGCGCCAACTGGTAGGTCATGGTCCCGTACAGGAATCCGGCGAGCACCACACCGAACGCCGCGTAGAACACGGACAGACCCCGTGAGTCACCGGTGCTCGCGGGCACCACGTCGTGCGCGGTCAGTTGCTGTCCCTGGGCTGTGGCGACGGCACCGAACGCACCGGTCACGGTGGCCGTCACCCCGGAGCCGTTGGCGCCCGCGTACAGCAGTTCCGGTGCTGTCCCGGGCCCGCCCGTCGCGGAACGGCCCGCGGACGGTGCGGGGTTGGCGACGGCTGCCACCGTGGTGGTCGCGGACGTATTAGCCGACGTGCCGGCCTTCGCGCCGGACGGACCACTTCCCGCGGCGGACGAGGCGCTGCCCGCGCCCGGTGCGATGTAGGCCGCGTACACCTGCCGGTCGTGCAGGGCGGTGCGGGCCTCGCTCTCGCTCGCGTACCCGCGCACGGTGAAGCCGCCGGGCTGCCCGTGCTCCAGGCCGCGCTCCACACCGGCGAGCGTCCGCTCGTCGCCGACCACTGCCACCGGCAGGTGGTGCGGTGCCGGTGCGTGGAAGGCGGCGAGGTAGACACTGACGAAGATCGAGCCGATGCCGAGGACGATCAGCACCGGCAGCAGCACGCCCTTCATTCCCGCGGCACCGCGGACGGTCGTCGCGGAGTCCATCGCGTGAGCGCGGTGGCGGTGTGCGGACTGCGTCTCCGGTTCCTCGCTGGTGGCGGTCGACATCGTGGCCTCTCCATAATGTAAGGTGCCTTATATTCTCCGGCCTAGCTTACATGCCACCGAACCC
Encoded proteins:
- a CDS encoding ABC transporter permease, which codes for MSTATSEEPETQSAHRHRAHAMDSATTVRGAAGMKGVLLPVLIVLGIGSIFVSVYLAAFHAPAPHHLPVAVVGDERTLAGVERGLEHGQPGGFTVRGYASESEARTALHDRQVYAAYIAPGAGSASSAAGSGPSGAKAGTSANTSATTTVAAVANPAPSAGRSATGGPGTAPELLYAGANGSGVTATVTGAFGAVATAQGQQLTAHDVVPASTGDSRGLSVFYAAFGVVLAGFLYGTMTYQLAPRLEYRLRMLSLGLFGALGGLVVSLIGGHAFGAVPGPFLEVAVVVALMATAAGGATMALMRLFGPAGVMLSTIMLLIFGNATCGGVLPAPYLPDWLHPLHAILPVGAGVRAIQGVSYFRSDGLATGLIVLGLWTLVCTGVLYVRDVWSVRLLARTP